The DNA sequence tcttgcacaagcggtatcttgtggctgtttatatcttttgctgtctgacctttacattgggcctaacataaatctttataaacaataccctagtccatagtttctcacactgtctgacctttacattgagcttaacataaatcttaataaacaataccctagtccatagtttctcacattccccaaacagtatcacatttagagcagaggataatcgttcctttctaccccaaactcttggctggggacacgttgcagtgctatcaaactagcagaccgcaacaaggctttagcgttggccatattctactgccggtgctgtagcaccttcctccagaggccagaccacactgctcctcctccagctgacaccctctcccacaagccacagggctatttaaccccttagcgggaaccagctacacctgcacatcgtccatgtcaatcaacccactgcctctgaggcaaggccacagctgcgtgttatcaatgctaatcaacccaccgccttcattcctctacagggagaagctcaccaagcacatttccaccacccacaactggctgctaaaatgtcattcgcacagagcaacgtgtggaaaaaaaaaaaaaaaaaaaaaaaatcctccaggacacatcaaagtaattccactaatgttcaggctcccaaggtactttcacccgttaaagccatcgcaaggcctgacggcccatttctctccttgtaccaccaccactccagaaaagcagaggaaatgtgatggagacagcacactgggtgagctacagagcccctgataccatctactaaacacgaagagtgtgagcatgggaaggactagaaaggcactccacttaccgtttagctgctttcttgccaatgaggtgtcggtggaattggtggtcagccttgattattgcgtaatccgtcccgtggatctaaaaagaattatattttttatatctatctatatatgtatgtatgtacattattttatattagaatatatagggccaggtaggacaggccaccgcttctgtctcgtgccctaagtaactgcctactgccagtattggcactgactcaccagcggtcagctacaagcacttctgctcttcagcagagcacaagcattcctctgctttgagaagagagcattgtgctcatgaaacattgaaaagactgacttctatgcctctccagctataacaaagagaatccttccttctccgcaccaaaaaaattaatgctgacttttcaaggatgctatggatgactttcataaccaaggggtgtcatccacctgccacacaatttgtctcctgcaagttcgattaagcatgccaagacatcctatggatgtgacaaacacctcatcacctctgctctgttgccccttcttcccccagtttcttactggaactagtaactccagctcaccagttccttgagcatggcttcaatctgttcctgagccacatgcacatcttctgtaggtccttccaaagtgatgttatcctctCCTCCAGTGAATTTGATGTGAACCTTGAGGTGAAGGACAATGAATCTCTTCAGAATTTGCCAAGATCCAAGCCAGGCCAATGCTTTTGGTCAGGCCTACACCATCGATCCCTGCCACTGAGAGATGTGCTCCTTCCCAAAAAGCCCAGACCAAATCCCCACAATTTTACAAGTCAGAAACTTAACAATTTCGGCCATATGGCAGTGCCTAGAGCCCAAGGCTCTGGTGCCGTCCCGGTTTCTGCAAGGGCTTTGGAGAAGTTTACTCATCTAGCCTTTATCTAGATACCGTCTAACTCCCCAGGGAGAAGCCTTGCTGCACTCGCCATTTCCAGGTATCCTACTACATCAGTTCTCAAAACAGCACCACATAAAGCTTCCTTGGAAGGGCTCAACCCATGACAATAACATAGGaggagcagtgtttgcagcagtaaaagagAGGGTTCCCTTGAACAGCAAAGATCTGTGTCATTTCCCCCTGGTTTTACCCACGCTAGAATACACCTCTCTCTTTCGTGACGAGTGATCTGGACTAAACCTTTTTCTACGCCGGGGGTGCTAAGCTAACCAGCTCACCCATACCTTTGGCATCTGCTGAGTTATTTTGGCCAggttctgtcctttctttccaaTAATGAAACGATGAAGCCAAGAGGGGGCAGAGACCGAGGAGACGGTAAAACTGTTGgcctgagagacagaaaaacagagaagctgtttgaTGGACAAACTGGAAGAGGCCTTCACAACAATTCAGTTTCAATTCCCACGCTGCACCTCCGGTATTGACTTCTAAGCTGCACCTCTAATGGCCCAAGAGAGAGCACCCCCGCTACACCTGTCAGTGCTCACAAATGGATCTTCATGGGACCTTCAAAGGAGGCCTAGCCCATCTTGTCAGTACCTTTGCATAGACTTCAGTCAATGCTTGCCCAAGTTTTTCAGAGGCTCGCCTCGCAGTATCAGCGTCCCCGAGCTCCTGTCAGTGGCTGGGATCTCGACAGAGACTCCAGTCTTCTCCAAGATCTCCTGCAGGGAATTCCCCTTGGGGCCGATGACATACTTGTGCTGGGACTTCTTCACCTCCACTGCAAGAGTAGtagtcttctttttctgtagggGCAGAGACACTGAGGCATCAATCACAAGGGGGCGGGGAAGGACAAGAGCGACAGGAAGAGGCACAAGATGCAGTCAAACTCTGCacccagcaaagagcaaagccaaGCTGAGCACAGTGGCTCGGCAGCACCCTAGCACCCCTTGGACCCCTGCCTACAGAAAGCCTTGTGCTCAAAAATTCACAGGGCAAGTACAAAACTAGCATGCTGGGTCAAGCTCCCTGGGACACGGCATGCAAGAGACCACACACGCACACAGGCATGTCGTTGTCGTCATCCCCGTCCCCCCGTTGGACAACAGGGTTCAACTCCCAGCCGtctcccaggcagtgctgtgatgcAACACTGTGCAGGCTATAAGCCGATTGTTGAAATCCGGACTGGTACAAATACAGACCTAACCACGACGAAAAACAGCCCAGCAACCCACAACAAGGATATTCACAGCAGCGTTGGCTGTGGGAAATAAACTGGAGTGACATTCACTCTTCAGCAACTTCTACTTAGGTAGCAACTTTGATACTGTCAGCTGGCCACCACTGTAGACTTCAcgcttctttccttccttagtAGCACCGGTGTGAACAAGAGCTCTTGGTGGCCTGCTAAGTCCCACGATACAGAAAAGCGAGAAATCTGTCACCTCCCTGATAGtatcagcccagctcccactcTGCCGAGTGAGGAAACGGTAGGATTCGGGGTCATGTACTGCAAGGGCTGCTGAGCCAGGTGCAACAGAGGGGTGCACAAAAGTAGAACAAGAAGGGAAGAGTGCCTAGGTTCAGGTGCTAGGGGAAGGTGGGAAGCTTTATGGACCATCCGTACCTTCTCCTCATAGATCTTCTTAACGCGAGCCACAGCCTGGGCTAGTTGCTCCTTTTCTCCGCTGAAGACTATCTCGGTCTTGTTGACACTGGGTGGAGGAATGTCGATGCGCGTCCCTGTGTCCTGCATgagctccctccccagcttgtTGTAAGGGCCGGCAATGAAAGGGTGGTACACTTGCTCCACATCCAGCCGCTCCACGGCACGCTTATCCTGGAAGAGCCCACAACAGACCTTGGTGGGAACTGCCCTCTGTATTACAGtctctgccaggcacagctaaGTTCCCAGGGGTTTCCTGCCTGACACTCTGGCCCAAGCAACCTTCTCAGTTTGCGGGCTTGTAGATCTCCACCTCTTTCCATCTACAAATatggttgctgctgctgctccttgtttACGATATTCACCCCTGTGATCTCCTGCCTTATCTCAGCTGGCACCTAAGACGCGTTGCTTCAACTATCAAATGCTTGTTTTGGCCTCAGAGATGGACAAAACGCAGCACAAGAAGTTTCAGGACCTGGCAGCGGTGCTCATACAGCCGGCGAGTGGCACAGTATACCACTCTGTTCAGGCTAACGTTAGCCACTGACTGTAGCCACAGTGGCTGCAAACTCCGACTATACCGTGGGGAAGCACAATGGCTGGCCAGCTAATGCCATGAGAGAGATCATACTGAGGTACCTGCTCAGCGGAGATAAGCAGGATCTCGTGCCGGGCCTTCTCAATCCCTTCTTTAGTGCCGCTGATCTTGATCTGGTTGCTGGGGTCATCTGGGCGGGGGACCTGCATTTTGGTTGCAGTTTTGAGCTTCAGGTCCTGCAGCTTCTCACCCTTCTTTCCAATGACAAAACGGTGGTGCTCCTTGGGGATGGCAACTGTTGCTGAAGCCTGCGGCAGAAGAACCAAGCGTCTGTGAAAAGCCTTGCCTGCACTGGCAGATCCACAGGAACAGAGCCAGGGAAAGCAAGGTAGACGCTGCTCAGCGGTACTGCTCCTCAGAGCAAACACAACGCCTTCCCAGCACATTCTGTCCGAGGGCTGACACTGTACCAGTTGATCTACAGTGCCTCCATGCCAGGAGTATAAACCCCACCTTTCCCTCAAAACCCTTCTGTTTGCACAGGAGCAGTACCCTGAATTAGCAAAGGCCTTCCGACACAGACGAGGAGGTGCCTCTCCTCCAGTGTAAGACACCAGACAACAACTGAGATGGCAGCGCACAGCTGGAGTTTATCTGAACTCTGACATCTGCTGCCAAGGCTACAGAGAACAAGACATACAGTATGACTCctaggaaagagaaattcaacACCAGAAACCtactgcaggaggcaggcagctagCACATGCTTACCGCTACTTAAGTGCTAAGGCGTCTTCAAGTGTAGCACATGCAGCTCCTGGGACTGCTTCTAGAAGGCCCCGCATGCAAAAGGGGTCCTTCTCAATCTACCATTAAAGGGCTGCTCTATACAAGGGCTTCCCgacttcttcccttctcactgAGTTTTTGCAGGTCTGGTAGCTGATGACTGCTATCGTGCTCCTGATCCCTCTGATTAGGTAACCACTAACAGCAATCAGACAATGAACATTCAAgctataatggaaaaataaaaggtgaagAAAAGATCACTCGGTGTgacttttcagctctgtgttcCTGTCCTGAAGCCAGCCAAGCCTAAGAGAAGCTGGAATACAGACACACCTTCCAGACCTGGGGCCAGGGCAGTAGGAGGTATATTTGAGAACAGTGGCTCGTGGATCTGTGGCGGCACAACctgaactgttttttcagatgcacTTTGTGGATGTAGGGTTTcgttcctttctctttcctctggcaGGGTATGACACAGGGGCTGAACAGCACTAAGCAGACATGGTATTAACATCGCATTACCTACCTTTGGCATTATACTTTAAAACACACTGCAACACCTGGCTGCGATACATCCTAACAAGAGCTACCACCTTGACTATGAGCTCAAGAACCATAAGGGAAGAGATCAAAACCTAGAGGACTGAAGCAACCGAAACAACAGGGTTGTGGCTCCTTACCAGTGTGCCTTGAGTTACACAAGGCAGAACCCTGACCCGAAGCTTTTGGCAGGACTTCCTTTTctctacttttctttctcccagcctTCCACATTCTCCTCTGAAGGACCTCAGGAAAAGCACCGTCCCGTTCTCACACACTACTAGCTTTGTGTGTGAGgctcctgcaccagcacctCAGCACAAAGTCACTGGTTGCAACTCAGATGTTCCAGAGATGGCAGACTCCACGCTTCATGCAACACCGCGGCCTGTAATTAACTTGGAACCCTATTTGAAGCCTCATTCCCATTCCAAATTGCCAATTGGGTGCTTTGAAAACGTATGGCGAAGCTGAATTAGTCACGTAACAGCATACCTCTTTGTCTTACAAGCACACGGGCCCAAGGGTCTCAAAGCATTTGCGAGTCTTGGGGAAGAGCAAAGACGAAGGCAGAAACAGTTAGATGCCCTCACCTGAGTCTGCAGTCGAGCGACAATCTGCTTCCGAGCCTTCGTGACTGCTTCCGGCTTGCCAGAGACCACGATCGAAAGGCCCTGGTCCTTTGCGAGAGACAGCTCCAGGTGAGCCCCTGTCTTCTGCATGATGTCAAGGCAGATCTTGGCCTGCTCGCCTTCTCCAAActgattcatgtccttgtatttcctctcctccagtggCACATGGAACACCTGCTCAGCCACGGGACAGACAaaagcagggcacagcaaggTGCCAGTGTGCTTTTGATTATCAGTGTCTCCCTCTCTTACTGCCATACAGGAGGACTTCACTGGTGTACTAAGTTCCCAGATTTAGGCGACCCATC is a window from the Falco peregrinus isolate bFalPer1 chromosome 21, bFalPer1.pri, whole genome shotgun sequence genome containing:
- the LOC129782994 gene encoding LOW QUALITY PROTEIN: vigilin-like (The sequence of the model RefSeq protein was modified relative to this genomic sequence to represent the inferred CDS: inserted 2 bases in 1 codon; deleted 2 bases in 1 codon), encoding MSNEEFASTIPVSPPIVKRKMKPKAHKQVQPIKASVITQVFHVPLEERKYKDMNQFGEGEQAKICLDIMQKTGAHLELSLAKDQGLSIVVSGKPEAVTKARKQIVARLQTQASATVAIPKEHHRFVIGKKGEKLQDLKLKTATKMQVPRPDDPSNQIKISGTKEGIEKARHEILLISAEQDKRAVERLDVEQVYHPFIAGPYNKLGRELMQDTGTRIDIPPPSVNKTEIVFSGEKEQLAQAVARVKKIYEEKKKKTTTLAVEVKKSQHKYVIGPKGNSLQEILEKTGVSVEIPATDRSSGTLILRGEPEKLGQALTEVYAKANSFTVSSVSAPSWLHRFIIGKKGQNLAKITQQMPKVHIKFTGGEDNITLEGPTEDVHVAQEQIEAMLKELIHGTDYAIIKADHQFHRHLIGKKAAKRPCLEVNRMKDLYKVSVRIPPDNEKSNPIRMEGDPQGVPEAKKELLELASRMENQHAADLIVEQKFHRTVIGQKAERIWEIREQFPEVIINFPDPAHKSDIVQLRGPKNEGEKCTEYMQKRVADLVENSFSISVPICKQFHKNIVGKGGANIKKIRKESNTKIDLPAKNXATRRQLLSQARGQTVRLLATG